The following are encoded together in the Zingiber officinale cultivar Zhangliang chromosome 8A, Zo_v1.1, whole genome shotgun sequence genome:
- the LOC122008918 gene encoding salicylic acid-binding protein 2-like yields MADSSSHHIVLVHGACHGAWSWYKLISLLRSAGHRVTALDLAASGVDERRFSDLRNFADYNQPLIDLLAALPPGERIVLVGHSLGGLNIAFAMDRFPHKVAVGVFVTAFLPDTVHPPSFVYTKVHLEDPTLPFWLDTQFGTVGDKENGPLSMVLGPKFVSLLYNRSPPEDFALAMTLVRPSSLFVKELESSSPLSASGYGSVAKVFVVCEKDEGLQASFQRWMIENYPVNEVRVIEEADHMAMMSTPEKLSQFISEIADKYASFINE; encoded by the exons ATGGCCGACTCCAGCAGCCACCACATTGTCCTCGTTCACGGCGCCTGCCACGGCGCCTGGTCCTGGTACAAGCTCATCTCCCTTCTCCGCTCCGCCGGCCACCGAGTCACCGCGCTTGATCTCGCTGCTTCCGGCGTCGACGAGCGCCGCTTCTCCGACCTCAGGAACTTCGCTGACTACAACCAGCCCCTGATCGACCTTCTGGCTGCGCTGCCCCCGGGCGAGCGCATCGTCCTCGTCGGCCACAGCCTCGGGGGTCTCAACATCGCCTTCGCCATGGACAGGTTCCCACACAAGGTCGCCGTCGGCGTCTTCGTCACTGCCTTCTTGCCCGACACCGTTCATCCTCCCTCGTTCGTCTATACCAAG GTCCATCTGGAAGATCCGACCTTGCCGTTTTGGTTGGATACCCAATTCGGCACGGTAGGGGACAAGGAGAACGGCCCTCTGTCGATGGTGTTAGGCCCCAAGTTCGTCTCCCTCCTTTACAATCGCTCACCGCCGGAG GATTTTGCCTTGGCCATGACGCTTGTGAGGCCGTCTTCCCTGTTCGTGAAGGAACTGGAGTCGTCGTCGCCGCTCTCGGCGTCGGGGTATGGCTCGGTGGCTAAGGTGTTCGTCGTGTGCGAGAAGGACGAGGGGCTGCAGGCGAGCTTCCAGCGGTGGATGATCGAGAACTACCCGGTGAACGAGGTGAGGGTGATCGAGGAGGCCGACCACATGGCGATGATGTCGACGCCGGAGAAGCTGAGCCAGTTCATCTCGGAGATCGCCGACAAGTACGCTAGCTTCATAAATGAATAA